CGTCAAAAACGAGAGCAAAAACAATCAGTGCCGCTGATCCAGAAAAGCAGATCCGGTTTGGAAAAACAAAAGGAATCATGGAACATGAAACAGCTGCGGCCATAATCATATTCGGAACTCCGGCAAGGATTGCGGCTGCAGAGAGAAGTAATCCCGCAAATCCTCCTGCATTTTCGAACCTGTAAAGTCTTCTTCCATCATTTTTCCCGGAAAGTGCCCCGTAAACAAAGCCGGAAAAAAAAGAGAAGGGTACAATTGAAAGAAGCATCACCGCAACCGCGACTTTGATTGAAAGCTCCTCTCCGGGTGGGAAAAAAGTTTTTACAGAACGGATAATAAAAATGCCGGAAAAGAACAATGCTATCAAAAGTAAAGAGGTGGTGTCTGTACGAAGTTTATCCGCTTTACAGCCTGTTTTGCTCCCGAAAGCTGCAGCGAGAAGCCAGAGAGAGATGAAAAAACCAAGGATAAGCTCGTTACCTGAAAAAACAGACAGGAACTCCCGAATGAGGATAATCTGGGCAACTGCGGCAAAAAAGCCGCAGGAACCGGAAAATAAAAACGGATGCTCCTTCCGGAAAAAAATCATTCCTGAAAGTGTTCTGCAGTATAGGTCCTGACTTCAGATGTTTTCCAACCGTCTCTGGCCATTCCCCCCTTCATCGATAAATGCTCAAGGAACATTATCTTATCAGGGAGCTGTTCCCAGACCTGTGGAAGAAATGTCGAATGGTAAGGGCCTTTCTGAAGTATCACACCGTGAACACCGGGCTTTAACTTCTGCAGCAGATCATCCGGGGTCTTAAACTCAAGAGGCACAGGGTTACTAAGCACCGATACTTCGACATTGATTTTTCCAAGTTCATCCTGTCTGACAGGAGAGAATCTTGGATCACTCAGAGCAGCACTTCTGGCATTGTCGATTACAGCCTGATAAAGAGGTTTGATGGGCTCAATATAACCGATACATCCGCGCAAATTCCCGTTTATTGTGAGTGTCACAAAGCAGCCGCTGCTCTTTTTCAGAGCTGATGGAACACTGTCTACAACCGGTGGCTTCATCCCTTTCACCGCCAGTACCATGCTCTCCCTCGCCAGATTGAGAAGATATTTCTTCAATTCAGGAGACAGGGATGACTTTTCAGAACTGATTTCCTTTTTGATTGTACCGGATTCAATCCAGGCAATGGAGGCGTAGCCGACAACCTTCGACTCAGAGCCATAAGATGGAGCTGTTTCAAAGGATGTCCGCGCATCGAGTTTAACCGGCTTCAGGCCCATTTTCCGGCCAAGGTGCATTACTATCCGTACAGGAGTCTCTCCGCATCCGTCAATAAACCCCATTGCATCACCAGAAAGTATAGTTTCAATACTCCTGTCATCGATGCGGCGAGCTTCCTTTTGATGCTGATAGTGGGAGAGATCGGACGAAGCAATAACCAGGGTCTCTTTATCGATGAGAGGAAATAAAAGTTCGGCAGCCTGGGCCGGATCAATTCGCCCTGTGATGATGGGCAAAAATGTAAACTGTCCCAGCTTCATTTGCAGAAACGGCAACTGTACCTCTATGCAGTGTTCCGGATCCTCTGCTCCCCGGGCTGAACACACAAGCGGACTCTTTTTCAGCCTGTCCCTGAGATCCTGATCAACCTTTACTTTTCCAAGAGGAGTTTCATACCATGTTGCGTCAGTGACAGCCAGTCCATTTATCAAAGCATGATGGGATGGGCCGATAATGATTACTTTCTTGACATTTTTATCTATGGCGGCGAATCCTTTTCCTGCAACGGGTCCCGAAAAGACATACCCCGCATGCGGAGATACAAGCAGACGTGCGGGCGCTTGGAGCTGGCTGGCTCCTGCAAAATAAGTCTCCAGTTCCTTTTTAAGCGCAGAGGGATTGGCAGTATAAAACTGCCCCGCAACAGCAGCTTTTCTTATTACATCCGCGGCTTGCAGCCCGAATAGTCCAGCCATCAGCAACACTCCTGAAATGTATCGGTAAATATGGAAGACACGTTTATTCATGCCCAGACCCCTGGAATGGCAGTCCCGCACTTGCCGCAGGAACCGGATTTAAGATTACGGTTATTAATCACATAGCCGGATCTTGAAATCAACAGTTCGCCACAAGATAAACAGTACGTATTAGAATCCATTTCCATCACATTTCCAATATAAACAAATTTTAACTTTTCCTCCAACGCGATCTTCCTGGCAGACAACAGTACCTCTGATGGAGTGGGATAAAGATGGGCAAGTTTATACAATGGGAAAAATCTGGAAAAGTGCAGCGGAACCTCAGTTCCCAGTTCCTTCGCGATCCATCTGCACATCGAACGTATCATCTCAAGTTTGTCTGTCCATTGGGGAACCACCAGGTTTATTATTTCCACCCAGACGCCCTTTTTACGTGCCAGTTTAAGCGTATCAAGCACCGGCTGCAGCTTACCGGCGTTGAGATCCTGATATACCCTGTTGTCAAAGCTCTTGAGATCTATGTGCGCAGCATCGATCAATTCCGCAAGCTCAGAGAACGGTCCCTGATTTATATATCCCGAAGTGACAAGGACATTCTTCAGACCGGCTTTACGGGCCAGAGCCGCAGTGTCAAGCACATACTCGATCCAGACAGTCGGTTCTGAATAGGTATAGGCAATGATTTTACAATCATGACTTATGGCCTCCTGAACCACCTTTTCCGGAGAGAGATTGTAGTTTTCTGTCTCCAGAGGACTTTTCTGACTGATAGCATAATTCTGGCAGTTCTTGCACCGAAGATTGCACCCCGCAATCGCCAGGGAGAAAGTTCTGGCACCGGGAAGAAAATGGTAAAGAGGTTTCTTTTCAACAGGATCAACGTTTACTGCACAAGGCTGGGAATATCCCAGAGTGACAAGCTTGCCTCCAGAATTCTTCCGGTTGCGGCAGTTACCTGTTTTCCCTTCAGGTAAAACACATCCGTTCGGGCAAAGCTCACACAGAATACTGTTGCCCATCTTCGACCAGTACCTGGCAGCATGATAACGGGGAGCGGATGCCAAAGAAGGCCCGGCAGCAATAGTGCCTGCCAAAAGAAGAAGATCCTTAATAAGTTCTCTTCTGGTCCTCATCCTCAGTAAGCTTCAAAAAAGCGGCTTGAAACACCACCATCACCAATGGGTACTTCTACTCTTTTTCCACACCTGGGGCACTGTCCCCTGTAGGATTTCCCCTCTTTACTTTTATAGATTCTGGTGTAAACATTACAGCAGCGGAAATGGATACCCAGAAACTTCTTACCCTCTGCATCCTTTTCCTGGTTCATGGCTGTATACCTTTCTGTTTCCCATGGAATCCACCCGTGTATTCCTGTAAAGCCCTTTCTTTAAAATATACTCTCTTACCTGCTCAGGGATAAGATGACGGCAGGAGAGTCCTTCTTTCAGATACCGCCGGATCATAGTGGAGCTGATTCCCCACTCCGGTGAAGGGAAAGTACGGACAGAGGCTTCTTTCAGTTCAGGAGGGATTTTTATCGCATAACCAGGCCGATGAGCTATACACAATTCGACCATCTGTATAATTCTGCGGTACCTGTGCCAGCCCGGAATTTCAGTAATATTGTCAGAACCAATAATAAAAAAGAACTGCCCATCATACTGCTTTCTGAGCTCATGAAGAGTATCGATTGTATAAGAGTAGCCGCTGCGATGCAACTCCTCCTCCCGTATCTCTGCACCGGGCTCATTTTTGAGGGCAAGCCGCAACATCGCCAGCCGGTCTTCAGCAGAAGCTGTTACACTGTCTTTATGAGGAGGAGAACCGGAAGGGATAAAAAGAACTTTCTGCAGACCAAAAAATTCACGGGCCAGTGAGGCAATCGCGAGATGACCATTGTGAACAGGATCGAAAATACCGCCGAGTATTCCGATGTGCCCTGACATTCTGCTCCCCTGAAAACACTATCAGGATTTACGGGAGCGCAGCGCTTTGGCCTTGTTGATGACATCCTTATCTTTACTGGATTCAAGCAACCGATCAAGCACTTCCTGCGCTTCACTTTTTCTGTCCAGTTTAAACAGAAGTTCCGCCAGATTCAAATAAGCCTGATCTGTAAGCCTGGAACCTGGATATTCATTAATAAACGATTTATAATACACCACAGCGGCTTCGGGTTCGTGGATCTTTACATAGAACCGCGCATTGTCAAATTCCTTCTGAGCCAGCTTCTCCACAGCCTCATTGAGATACTTTGAAGCACTGTCAGCCATCTTACCTTCAGGATAAGTTTCCAAAAAATCCCGCAGAAGACGGATCGCCTCTTTTGTTTCTGTCTGGTCCCGGCTTGAGGTGTGCGACTGACGATAGACTGAAAGGCCGATTCTGAACTGAGCTTCCTCATAAAAAGGAGAATTTGGGAAATCCTGCGCAAGTGCTTCAAATTCCGAGCGGGCATCCACATAAGCTTTCATGTGCATATCCGACATTCCAAGATAGTAAAGGACACTGTCGATTACAGGGCTGCCGCTGCACTGAATTTTGACATCCTCAAGCAGTGTTTTTACTCTGGAGTATTTCTGCTTTTTATATAACTCAAGCGCATCAGACATCTTCTTTGAGCAGTCATACTGCTTTGATTTGATTTTTGCTCCCTCTGCGCAAGGTATAAGCAATAAACCGCATATAAGAAGAATACCTGCATTAAGTTTTTTCATAGATTTTCCAGGAGTTATAGATTAATGGAGAGCTCTTGCCGGCTAATGAATAACATTTAAAAGTGGTTTTTGAGAGGGGCAAAAAGCAAGAAGTTGTATCAAAAACAGCGGGTTCCAAGTCTCCCGCTGCCTGAAAACACACTATTTCAGCTCAGAAAGATATTTCTCTGCCCTGGGTACATACTCACTGGCCGGATAGCGGTCCTTCAATTTCTTAAATTCTTCCTTTGCAGCTCCAGTCTGCCCCATTTTCAAATAGCAGAGCCCGATTTTTATCTGCGCATCATCAGCTTTGCCGGAATTCTGATACGAATGAACTTTCTGGAATGATGCAATCGCGCCGGCGAAATCTCCCTTGGCGTATAAGCATTCACCAATCCAGTAATGGCAGTTATCGGGATATTTGCCTGATGGATACTGCTGGAGGACATCGTTAAAAATCTTCATGGCATTGTCATACTGACGGGTATTGAAAACCTGAAGCCCTTTCTGATACAGTTCATGCTCAGGAGAAGTAATAACCGAAACGGCCGATGAGGGTGAGAAGGTTGGGCCCGGGCTGCTGCTTTTCCTCCCGGATCCCAAAGACTTCGTTTCGAGAGCCTTCACCTGTGCCGCAAGATCTTTGTAAGCTTCCACAAGTAAAGCAAGTCTGCTCTCGAGCTCCTCGATTTTGGCACCTGACACACTGGAGATCTCCTCTGAAAGCATAATAATCTTGCTGTCGATTTCGTTAAGCCTGGCAGTGAGCACTTCAACATCAAGCTTGGCCTCCTGAGCCAGTTTCAGAGCTTCATCGGAATTCTCTTTTACCTGAATGACATCGATTTCCGGCAGCAGTGCTTCAGTGTCAAGCTGCTTTGCAGGTCCGGCACAGCCAGTGATTAAAGCTGTGGCAATAATTAAGGATAATACCGTTTTTTTGACCATGATTTACCTGATTGATAGATAACCTTGATTTTCAATAAAAAAATACCTGTATCTGAATTATCAGGAACAGATAATTCAGATACAGAACAGATTAATTATACAGTGATAAGAGGAAGTGGTCAACGGAGCTTTTTTTTAACCCCTGAGAGAGCTTTGCCGTTACCGGTAACAATATCATACCATCTTAGCGACAGACGCCTGCCTGTGCTGCTGTCTCCATGGTCTTTTGTTTCCAGTATACGGTTGTGAACACGTCTGGCCTGCAGGATAAAAGCCTCAAGGTTTGCCTCTATCAACTGAGGAAATGCGGAACCATCAGTTTCCAATGAAAAGAAGGGAAGATCCTGAAGTTCCCTGAAATGCTCGATGTTACTTCCGGGTTCACACATCCTTTCCTTACCCTCAATATTCATCTCCTTTTTCAGAATCGATTCAGCCACTCTTGAGGGCATACAGCCAAAGGGGCCGATTGCTATGACTCCGCAGGAGTCGTGGAGAATCTCCCTGAGGGCAAGCCCCACAGTGAGAATAGCCTCACCCCTGAAATTTTCGTTTATTAGATGAGAAACACCCCTGATTGTCTTTCCCACATCGATCATTTCAAATTTGTAAAGTCCACTTTCGGAAAGGATAGTTTTTATTCTCCTCTCCCACCACTCCTGAATCTGAACAACCAGTTTCATCCGAACCTGTTCACTGAAGGAAAACTCCCTTTCACCAAGACCGGAATGAACAACATAGTTACTGTAGCACATGTACTCCGCTACCGGAGCAACTCTTACCATAAATCCGTTGTTTTCCAGGTAATCAACTATGTTCTTCCTTGAAAACTCATCTCTCCTTACAAATATTTCCCCGATAAGAGAGATCACAGGAATTCTGGATGGATCCTTTTTCAGGGGAATTGCCGAGAGCCTTGATACCGCACGGGAAAGAAGAACACTCAAACGAACTGAAAGTCGGCCTTCAAAATAGGAGATCAATTCTTTCCAGATTTTCTCAACTTCATCAAGCGCAGCCTTCTTGTCACTTGCACAAACGGCAAGAGTACTCTTGATATCCGCCAAACAGTCGGAAATAATAATTGCCTGCCAGGCCTTTAACAGACAGCGACTCCCCATGCCTCCGTAACCATTCTCATCTGTCATGGTAAAGACCGCGGCATCGGGAATCTGCTCCCTTTCAATAACATTCTCCAGTGCCCTGCAATACTGCCCAAGCCTGCAGGGGCCGCCACCTGTTGCCATGAAAAACAGTGTTACCTTATTACGGCCGGGATTTTGCCTGATATACTGCAGAAATGACCCTGTAGTGATTATGTAAGGCAGGCACTCCTTACAGGTGGTATTCTTTCGTCCTTCAAGCAGAGTTTCCTTATCCGCTACAGGGAGCGCACGGGCATTGATACCCATTGATCTAAGAATTGCAGCAACACTCTCAGTACTGTACCTGCCCATCGATGGAAGCACTATTTCCACCATGGGATCCTTCAGACTGTATTCTCTGCCGTTTGAGGAGATAACTTTGATCTCTTTACCCCTGTTTACCACTTTTGCGGACCTGAAACGCTTTACAGCCGGTGTTATCCCCAACTGTCTGTAGCTGTTCATTATGTCAAGTGCAGCTTCGGTACGGGTATCGATTCCGGCATCGGCAGTGTGCTGATCCAGCTCAAGAGTCAAAGAGGGTTTGCTGCCCATGAGCTTGCGGAAATAACCGAGCAGAAATGAATCCGGACCGCAGGAAAAGTTTGTCACATAAAACCCGAAGAGATTATTCTTCTGCTTTACAAATTGGGCAGCTTTCATGATCTTCTGCCCCATTCCCCAGAACATCTTGGTATCAACTTCAAAATGCTGTGCGGAAAGCATGTCGTAAGGGATTACATAATAGCCTCTTGACGCCACCTTGTGGGGTATACCCATGTTTGCATCTGAAGCAAAAGAGTTGTAGGGACGGCCGAAAAGTACTATCCCGAAAGTATCAGGATTCCTGTCAAGGTCATCCAGCACTGTTTTCCCGATCTCAAGCAGTTCCTGCTCAAACTCCCTCTGTTTTCTGCAGGCATACCGGTACGCTCTCCGTGCGTCCTTTTCACTAACCCCCATACCACGCGCCATCTCAACCATCGTGTCCTCGGCTGCCTCATACCCTTTCTCCATCTTCAGAACCGGAGAGAGCACAATCACCGGCAACTGCTCAATCTCACGCCGGAATGTAGTCCTGAGATAATAAGGTTCACCCTGTACAAATACACATGCCCTGCTGTATGTGGGTACATTGGGAACCGGAATCTGCATCACCTGAGGAAGGAAGATATAATCGGGGTTCTTTTTAAGTATGTTATAGAAACTCCCGTGAGTAATCTCAGCCGGGAAACAGAAAGCCGATTCGACCCGGGATATTCCCTCACTGTCAATTTCATCGGAAAGCACAACCCTGAAATTCATCTTGTGAAAGAAATTTGAATACAGAGGATAAAACGAATGGGTGAGAAATGATCTCAGAATCCCGACAGTACGTGCAGGTTTATCCTGATCGGGCTGGAAATCTCCCTGCTTAACCCCGTATTTCTCAAATAGAAGCTTCTGCCGCAGTGCCACCAGGTCATATTTACCTGAATCGATATGCCGGTTGAGCCGCAGGTTGTAATATTTGTTGCAGATTCCACCGAATGGATAAACTTTATCCCCTACTCTTATTCGTGAAATCTCGCATTTGCGGTCACATTTCTCCCTGCCGCCCGAACAGACAAAGCTGTCTTCCCTGGCTGCCTCTCTGTTTATCAGTTCATCCAGATCAAAATGTCCTTCACTGCTGATACCCAGTTCAATCCTTTTCTTCACCTCCAGCGCCACACCAAACGCCCCCATCAGACCCGGATCAGGAGGAACAATTATGTGATGCTGCATCAATGAGGCCATCGCAACCGGAACAGCCTTATTGTAACAGACTCCTCCCTGCATGAAAATCTTTTTACCAACCGGACGTGAACCTCTCACCCGGTTAAGATAATTCAGACAGATAGAATAAACGAGCCCGGCCAAGATGTCATCTTTGCTGATCCCCTCCTGACCTGCGATCTTGATATCACTCGAAATGAAGGCAGAGCACTGATCTGTAAAGTTGGGAGGATTCTCTCCCCGCAAGGCGCCCTCAGCAATATCTTCTGTAAGTACATTCAGTGACTCACGCGCCGATTCCTCCAGAAAGGAGCCGGTTCCGGCACTGCACGCCTCATTCATCGCATAGTCCGACGGAACACCTCCGGTCAGGTAAGTGTATTTGGCATCCTGCCCCCCTATCTCAAATATCGTGTCAACTTCCTTGTCGAAATACGATGCCGCGGCAGCATGAGCGATGATTTCATTTATTACATTATCGGTGAGTGCATGAAGCGCAGCTATCTGACGTCCCGATCCGGTGACACCAAGGGCCACTATGTCTATTTCAACACCACCCAGTTGGGTCTTCATGGATCTGTAGCAGTTTCTGGCGGCCCCTACCGGGTCTCCGTTTGTACGAAGGTAAACAGAAGAAAGGATACTGTTGTCAGATTGACGTAAGATTACAGCTTTTGTAGTCGTTGATCCGACATCAAGACCCAGAATACATTTATCACCTTCTGAGGCAGTTCCCCTGTTGGCCTCCTTGAATTCCACCAGACCAAGCGCGCTTTTCAGAGGGGGATGAGATCCGAATGAATTTGCACAGCCGGTAAACAATCCATCGATGCTCTCTACCGGAATGCATTTGTTCTCCAGAGCCCAGAGCGCTGCCCCATACGCTTCAAAACACTCGGCTATTCTTGGAATCTCAAGTTTGCCGAAACGTGATTTCAGTTCTTTAACCATTGCCCCGTTGAGAGATCCCCCGCCGATAAGCGCAGCTTTCTCGTATTGTATATCTTTTACCAGATCAGAAATCTTATCTGCCATCATCGTGCAGAGCCCGGCAGCGACATTCTCCTTTGGCTCTCCTTTGTTAAGAGCATGAGTACAGTCGCTTTTACAGAATACACTGCATCTTCCGGCAATCTTATGAGGAGTTCCCCTGGAGGCCAGCTCAACCGCTTCATCGAGCTCAAGCCCCATCCTGCGGATCTGCTGAAGGAAAAACTCTCCTGTCCCTGATGCACACTTGTTGCCTGAGTGCACCGAGACTATCCCGCCATTTCTATTGATAGAGTAAACCAGTTGGGTTTCCCCCCCGGAACTGATCACAAGATCAGGAAAAGCCCCGTCACTATACTCCTCTTTCAGAGCAAACTCCAGTGCCTCCGGCTCGGAGATACTCGATAGCCTCACATTTTTACGGAAAGCCCGGCCGGTAACTGCTATCCCGCTGATATTGTGGATATCCAGACCGGAAAGCAGATTCTTGAAAATCTGCTGCGGATTGCCTTCGTGAGGAATTCTTATGATCTTTCCGATATGTTTGACGTTTTTCTCGACAACAACTTCTACACACTGGACAGTGGTAGACCCAAAACAGACACCTATTGTTCTCATGGCTAATATGCCTCTTCCTAGATTAGCTGTTCCGGAAACTTGACTGTGAGAGTTTTGGAATGGTACAAAAACCTTTCCAGATTGCCTCCCTGCCACATAGTTGTTTTCCATGGCACCGGGGAGCAGGTTTTGAAGTAGATTTCTAAATTATATTCAGGAAAAAGACTAATCCAAATTTGTTCCTGCCAGGTTAGAAGTATCACCGAGTATCAGGAAATGATTACCTTGATTTCATCAATAGGAGAAGATTTTTATGGTTCTTAACCGGCACCGGTATTGAAGCATTTATATTCAAAAACCAGAAATTATTTAAACCAAGGTAGTCCTTTAGTCTATCAAGGCAGGAGTCGATACCGATTCCGATGCCAACCCCAAACCGGAGCAGCAAAATGTTCAATGAGAATGATCCACGTTCCCTGGAAAAATATTCTTCAGCAATAACCCTGTCGGATATGGAGGTCTTCATTTTTCCGGAGTTGATGTATTCTCTGTTTCTGGCCAATACCATGTCCCCTGATTTATGGGCCTGGCTTTCGGATCCCTGGTTTACCGGAGAATCAAAGAAGCCGCCTCAGAGACGAATCCAGAGGCTCAAACAATACATTATCGATCATTTCTGGTTTAATCTCGATCTGGACACCTGGGGCCTTACAACAAAAGGCAGAGAACTGGCTCGCTTCTCAGGAATGATAGATGAAAGCGTGCTTGCAAGAAGCAACGCACTTTTCGGTTACGAAGGTGACAAATATTACTTCGATATAGATATCAGGAAACACTTCGGACTCGATAAATACAATTCGGATGTAATACCCTACTGGAAGACAGAAACACTTGAGGCAATGGAGGCATTCAGGTACAAGGAGGGATATTCGACCGGAGCAGGAGAGTGTGTGTCACTGGCTGCACTTTACGCTGCAGCATCGTTTGTGGTAGCAAAAATCCCTCTGGAAAATATCTTCATGATGGCTACACCGCTGCACTCTCAAAATTTCCTGAATATCGGTGATGGAATAATTACAAATAACAGGCGGATAGTGACTAAGACCATGTGGTTTAATGGTACAGAACTCTCCGCCAAAGCCAGACGTGCCCTGGAAAACGAGCGGGTCACCATCGTAGCCCACCAGACCGGCTATATTCACGTACTCTATGATAAAGCAACGATTCAGCCCCGCAGTTACAACAATTTTGCTCACAAATTAAGCAAATTCCTTCAAACCGAAGTTACATACGAGATACTGTCGAATTTCCTCAGACAACACAGTAAATACCAGCGCTGTTTCCAGATCTCCCATCAATGCTGTGGTAAACCCCGTTATATAGAAGCAGAGAAAGTTTACCATTACGAGCATTCAAGCAAGTCCAGAGTAGGTAATTCAACCCAGAAATCACTACTGCATGAGATCGAGGAGGATGAGTTTTATACGGAACCCCTGCCAGAACGAATCCTGATGAGTGAGATGGAATTATTCTTCAAGGAAAACAGGGTTATTTTCGATGAGACGGAAACAGTCGAAAAACTCAGAGCCTGTTTACGGCACAGTTGCTTTAATGTTGATGAAATAGTACACGATCTCAAAAAGTTCTGCAAAACCGTTCCTCAACTGCCCAATACCGATAAAGAATGGATGCCGGAAAAACCGATAGATCTGGGAAATCCTGAATCTGCAGAGGAGGTAATAGAGAAACTTGAATCCCTTAGAAAAGAAAATGCATCTGCGGATCTTGCTTTCTATGCTTTCCGGGATATCAGCCGCAGCGCCTGGAAACCATTTCTAAAAGCTGCTCTGGAACGCAACCCT
This genomic window from Fibrobacter sp. contains:
- the amrB gene encoding AmmeMemoRadiSam system protein B gives rise to the protein MNKRVFHIYRYISGVLLMAGLFGLQAADVIRKAAVAGQFYTANPSALKKELETYFAGASQLQAPARLLVSPHAGYVFSGPVAGKGFAAIDKNVKKVIIIGPSHHALINGLAVTDATWYETPLGKVKVDQDLRDRLKKSPLVCSARGAEDPEHCIEVQLPFLQMKLGQFTFLPIITGRIDPAQAAELLFPLIDKETLVIASSDLSHYQHQKEARRIDDRSIETILSGDAMGFIDGCGETPVRIVMHLGRKMGLKPVKLDARTSFETAPSYGSESKVVGYASIAWIESGTIKKEISSEKSSLSPELKKYLLNLARESMVLAVKGMKPPVVDSVPSALKKSSGCFVTLTINGNLRGCIGYIEPIKPLYQAVIDNARSAALSDPRFSPVRQDELGKINVEVSVLSNPVPLEFKTPDDLLQKLKPGVHGVILQKGPYHSTFLPQVWEQLPDKIMFLEHLSMKGGMARDGWKTSEVRTYTAEHFQE
- the amrS gene encoding AmmeMemoRadiSam system radical SAM enzyme, producing MRTRRELIKDLLLLAGTIAAGPSLASAPRYHAARYWSKMGNSILCELCPNGCVLPEGKTGNCRNRKNSGGKLVTLGYSQPCAVNVDPVEKKPLYHFLPGARTFSLAIAGCNLRCKNCQNYAISQKSPLETENYNLSPEKVVQEAISHDCKIIAYTYSEPTVWIEYVLDTAALARKAGLKNVLVTSGYINQGPFSELAELIDAAHIDLKSFDNRVYQDLNAGKLQPVLDTLKLARKKGVWVEIINLVVPQWTDKLEMIRSMCRWIAKELGTEVPLHFSRFFPLYKLAHLYPTPSEVLLSARKIALEEKLKFVYIGNVMEMDSNTYCLSCGELLISRSGYVINNRNLKSGSCGKCGTAIPGVWA
- the nadD gene encoding nicotinate (nicotinamide) nucleotide adenylyltransferase, with product MSGHIGILGGIFDPVHNGHLAIASLAREFFGLQKVLFIPSGSPPHKDSVTASAEDRLAMLRLALKNEPGAEIREEELHRSGYSYTIDTLHELRKQYDGQFFFIIGSDNITEIPGWHRYRRIIQMVELCIAHRPGYAIKIPPELKEASVRTFPSPEWGISSTMIRRYLKEGLSCRHLIPEQVREYILKKGLYRNTRVDSMGNRKVYSHEPGKGCRG
- the bamD gene encoding outer membrane protein assembly factor BamD; the encoded protein is MKKLNAGILLICGLLLIPCAEGAKIKSKQYDCSKKMSDALELYKKQKYSRVKTLLEDVKIQCSGSPVIDSVLYYLGMSDMHMKAYVDARSEFEALAQDFPNSPFYEEAQFRIGLSVYRQSHTSSRDQTETKEAIRLLRDFLETYPEGKMADSASKYLNEAVEKLAQKEFDNARFYVKIHEPEAAVVYYKSFINEYPGSRLTDQAYLNLAELLFKLDRKSEAQEVLDRLLESSKDKDVINKAKALRSRKS
- the ybgF gene encoding tol-pal system protein YbgF; translated protein: MVKKTVLSLIIATALITGCAGPAKQLDTEALLPEIDVIQVKENSDEALKLAQEAKLDVEVLTARLNEIDSKIIMLSEEISSVSGAKIEELESRLALLVEAYKDLAAQVKALETKSLGSGRKSSSPGPTFSPSSAVSVITSPEHELYQKGLQVFNTRQYDNAMKIFNDVLQQYPSGKYPDNCHYWIGECLYAKGDFAGAIASFQKVHSYQNSGKADDAQIKIGLCYLKMGQTGAAKEEFKKLKDRYPASEYVPRAEKYLSELK
- a CDS encoding activase codes for the protein MRTIGVCFGSTTVQCVEVVVEKNVKHIGKIIRIPHEGNPQQIFKNLLSGLDIHNISGIAVTGRAFRKNVRLSSISEPEALEFALKEEYSDGAFPDLVISSGGETQLVYSINRNGGIVSVHSGNKCASGTGEFFLQQIRRMGLELDEAVELASRGTPHKIAGRCSVFCKSDCTHALNKGEPKENVAAGLCTMMADKISDLVKDIQYEKAALIGGGSLNGAMVKELKSRFGKLEIPRIAECFEAYGAALWALENKCIPVESIDGLFTGCANSFGSHPPLKSALGLVEFKEANRGTASEGDKCILGLDVGSTTTKAVILRQSDNSILSSVYLRTNGDPVGAARNCYRSMKTQLGGVEIDIVALGVTGSGRQIAALHALTDNVINEIIAHAAAASYFDKEVDTIFEIGGQDAKYTYLTGGVPSDYAMNEACSAGTGSFLEESARESLNVLTEDIAEGALRGENPPNFTDQCSAFISSDIKIAGQEGISKDDILAGLVYSICLNYLNRVRGSRPVGKKIFMQGGVCYNKAVPVAMASLMQHHIIVPPDPGLMGAFGVALEVKKRIELGISSEGHFDLDELINREAAREDSFVCSGGREKCDRKCEISRIRVGDKVYPFGGICNKYYNLRLNRHIDSGKYDLVALRQKLLFEKYGVKQGDFQPDQDKPARTVGILRSFLTHSFYPLYSNFFHKMNFRVVLSDEIDSEGISRVESAFCFPAEITHGSFYNILKKNPDYIFLPQVMQIPVPNVPTYSRACVFVQGEPYYLRTTFRREIEQLPVIVLSPVLKMEKGYEAAEDTMVEMARGMGVSEKDARRAYRYACRKQREFEQELLEIGKTVLDDLDRNPDTFGIVLFGRPYNSFASDANMGIPHKVASRGYYVIPYDMLSAQHFEVDTKMFWGMGQKIMKAAQFVKQKNNLFGFYVTNFSCGPDSFLLGYFRKLMGSKPSLTLELDQHTADAGIDTRTEAALDIMNSYRQLGITPAVKRFRSAKVVNRGKEIKVISSNGREYSLKDPMVEIVLPSMGRYSTESVAAILRSMGINARALPVADKETLLEGRKNTTCKECLPYIITTGSFLQYIRQNPGRNKVTLFFMATGGGPCRLGQYCRALENVIEREQIPDAAVFTMTDENGYGGMGSRCLLKAWQAIIISDCLADIKSTLAVCASDKKAALDEVEKIWKELISYFEGRLSVRLSVLLSRAVSRLSAIPLKKDPSRIPVISLIGEIFVRRDEFSRKNIVDYLENNGFMVRVAPVAEYMCYSNYVVHSGLGEREFSFSEQVRMKLVVQIQEWWERRIKTILSESGLYKFEMIDVGKTIRGVSHLINENFRGEAILTVGLALREILHDSCGVIAIGPFGCMPSRVAESILKKEMNIEGKERMCEPGSNIEHFRELQDLPFFSLETDGSAFPQLIEANLEAFILQARRVHNRILETKDHGDSSTGRRLSLRWYDIVTGNGKALSGVKKKLR